A section of the Candidatus Acidiferrales bacterium genome encodes:
- a CDS encoding DUF488 family protein encodes MSIRIVRLGSPRRKGEGLRIGTVRRPPRGVPKEKFASENWYDVWFPNLAPSAETVKLARGAETPSQWAAFVRKYKSEMATPENTHMLELLAALSHHANFSVGCYCENETHCHRSVLRELLLEKGAELA; translated from the coding sequence ATGTCTATACGTATTGTCAGACTCGGTAGTCCCAGAAGAAAAGGCGAAGGTTTACGCATCGGAACTGTCCGTCGTCCGCCGCGTGGCGTACCAAAGGAGAAGTTTGCGTCGGAGAACTGGTACGACGTGTGGTTTCCCAACCTCGCCCCGAGCGCTGAAACCGTGAAGCTCGCGCGGGGAGCGGAAACACCATCGCAATGGGCTGCATTCGTCAGAAAGTACAAGTCGGAAATGGCCACTCCTGAAAATACACACATGCTTGAGCTCCTCGCTGCACTCTCTCATCATGCCAACTTCTCGGTCGGCTGCTATTGCGAGAACGAAACTCACTGCCACCGCTCGGTGCTCCGCGAGCTCCTTCTTGAAAAAGGAGCCGAGCTCGCATAG
- a CDS encoding methylated-DNA--[protein]-cysteine S-methyltransferase: MNTKGETTLWDEDIMYEAFMKRDASYEGIFFVAVRTTGIFCRPTCRARRAKREHIEFYQTAKDALLNGYRPCKVCRPLELLGSTPDFIQKLIDRVAADPSKKITDYDLVKMKIEPSKVRRWFKTNHGLTFQGYQRMLRINSALHQIKNGESVTEAAFENGYDSLSGFSEAFRKIVGTNPNGAKYANVINIHRFVTPLGPMIAGATEEGICLLEFTERRMLESEFGDLRRKLKANFVYGINEHISNLETQMREYFEGKRKTFDVPLVTPGSEFQKSVWQQLTTIPYGHTRSYEEQAIAINNLKALRAVASANGFNRIAIVIPCHRVIGKNGSLTGYGGGLWRKKWLLDFEKSNAKN, encoded by the coding sequence ATGAATACAAAAGGCGAAACGACACTTTGGGATGAAGACATAATGTACGAAGCGTTTATGAAAAGAGACGCCTCGTATGAAGGAATTTTTTTCGTCGCGGTCAGGACAACCGGCATCTTCTGCCGGCCTACTTGCCGGGCCCGGCGAGCAAAGCGTGAACATATCGAGTTCTACCAAACGGCCAAAGACGCCCTTCTCAACGGTTACCGTCCGTGTAAAGTATGCAGGCCGCTCGAGCTTCTCGGTTCCACACCGGACTTCATACAGAAACTGATCGACCGGGTCGCCGCAGATCCTTCGAAGAAGATTACCGACTATGATCTCGTCAAGATGAAGATCGAGCCGAGCAAAGTTCGCCGTTGGTTCAAGACAAATCATGGACTGACTTTCCAGGGATACCAGCGAATGCTGAGGATAAACAGCGCACTTCACCAAATCAAGAATGGGGAAAGCGTAACGGAAGCCGCGTTTGAAAATGGCTATGATTCTCTGAGCGGTTTTTCGGAAGCGTTTAGGAAGATCGTTGGTACCAACCCCAACGGTGCGAAGTACGCCAACGTGATAAACATTCACCGGTTTGTAACTCCGCTCGGGCCAATGATAGCTGGCGCGACGGAGGAAGGAATCTGCCTTCTCGAGTTTACCGAAAGACGCATGCTTGAATCTGAGTTTGGTGATCTGAGACGCAAGCTGAAAGCGAATTTCGTGTACGGAATCAACGAGCACATTTCCAATCTCGAGACGCAAATGCGAGAATACTTCGAGGGCAAACGTAAGACGTTCGACGTTCCGCTTGTGACTCCGGGCAGCGAATTTCAAAAATCGGTATGGCAGCAGCTCACGACGATTCCGTACGGGCACACGAGATCGTATGAAGAGCAGGCGATCGCAATCAACAATCTCAAAGCGCTCAGAGCAGTGGCTAGCGCAAACGGTTTCAATCGAATCGCGATTGTCATACCATGTCATCGCGTGATCGGGAAAAACGGCAGCCTTACAGGATATGGAGGCGGACTCTGGAGAAAGAAGTGGCTTCTCGATTTCGAGAAGAGCAACGCTAAGAATTAG
- a CDS encoding DinB family protein has product MIAKEDLLQIIKKESATTLKAMRAFPEDKLLFTPHERSRNAKQVMATFVFAMYLIESVVFGQKVDRSVFQNYAPSNLQTLISDFENESSCVVSTLEKMSNDDLNKPVEFARKKMTGDEFITVMIFDMIHHRGQMSVYIRLAGGKVPSAYGPSADDPSTNL; this is encoded by the coding sequence AATAAAAAAAGAATCTGCGACGACGCTCAAGGCTATGCGGGCATTTCCGGAAGACAAGTTACTCTTCACTCCCCATGAACGCTCGCGAAACGCAAAGCAGGTCATGGCAACGTTTGTGTTTGCAATGTACTTGATCGAATCCGTTGTCTTCGGACAAAAAGTCGACAGGTCGGTATTTCAGAACTATGCGCCCTCAAATTTGCAGACACTCATTTCTGACTTTGAAAATGAAAGTTCCTGTGTTGTCTCAACCCTAGAGAAAATGTCGAACGATGACCTGAACAAACCGGTCGAGTTTGCCAGAAAGAAAATGACCGGAGATGAATTCATAACGGTAATGATTTTCGATATGATTCATCACCGCGGACAAATGTCCGTATACATTCGCCTCGCCGGAGGTAAGGTCCCTTCTGCTTACGGGCCGAGTGCAGATGACCCTTCAACAAATCTTTGA